One region of Lebetimonas natsushimae genomic DNA includes:
- the aroB gene encoding 3-dehydroquinate synthase, with protein MKVTIDTPNKTYDILIDKLPDIDLDTKVAIITNPTVAGYHLNYLLNHLKTKELIIITLPDGEEYKNYESIEYALDRLFDAKYDRNSVIIAFGGGVIGDMSGFCASIFLRGIKFIQIPTTLLAMVDSSVGGKTGINNKYGKNLIGSFYQPEAVYIDTHFLSTLPKREFAAGMAEVIKMAVMFDKEFFEKLEKEALSIEEIIKRSVEIKANVVNQDEKERGIRSVLNYGHTFGHVIENLTNYKTYLHGEAVAIGMIMANELSIALGYLTREENERIKKLLKKYDLPTSFKIKDEEEFYEHFFADKKTMNNKIKFIIPEHIGKYKIVQNLNKEILLEVLRKFK; from the coding sequence ATGAAAGTCACAATAGACACACCAAATAAAACTTATGATATTTTAATAGATAAATTGCCTGATATTGATTTGGATACAAAAGTTGCAATTATCACAAATCCCACAGTGGCGGGATATCATTTAAATTACCTGCTAAATCATTTAAAAACAAAAGAACTAATAATTATAACACTGCCAGACGGTGAGGAGTATAAAAATTATGAGAGCATAGAATACGCGCTTGATAGGCTTTTTGACGCAAAATATGACAGAAATTCTGTAATTATTGCATTTGGGGGAGGAGTGATAGGAGATATGAGCGGATTTTGCGCATCAATTTTTTTAAGGGGAATCAAATTTATTCAAATTCCGACCACTCTTCTTGCAATGGTTGACTCTTCAGTTGGAGGTAAAACAGGAATTAATAATAAATACGGAAAAAATTTAATAGGAAGCTTTTATCAACCGGAAGCCGTATATATTGACACCCATTTCCTTTCAACCCTTCCAAAAAGGGAATTTGCAGCCGGAATGGCTGAGGTTATTAAAATGGCAGTTATGTTTGACAAGGAATTTTTTGAAAAATTAGAAAAAGAGGCTTTAAGTATTGAAGAAATTATAAAAAGAAGCGTGGAAATTAAAGCTAATGTGGTAAATCAGGATGAAAAAGAAAGAGGTATAAGAAGCGTGTTAAATTACGGACACACCTTTGGACACGTAATAGAAAATCTTACTAATTACAAAACATATCTTCACGGAGAAGCGGTTGCCATCGGGATGATTATGGCAAATGAGTTATCAATCGCCCTTGGATATTTAACCCGGGAGGAAAATGAAAGAATTAAAAAACTTCTTAAAAAATACGATTTACCTACAAGTTTCAAAATAAAAGATGAAGAAGAGTTTTACGAACACTTTTTTGCAGACAAAAAAACAATGAACAATAAAATCAAATTTATAATACCAGAACATATCGGAAAATATAAAATTGTGCAAAATTTGAATAAAGAGATTCTTTTAGAAGTTTTAAGGAAATTTAAATGA
- a CDS encoding TrkA C-terminal domain-containing protein, with protein sequence MNKIVIFAGCKESKILIEKIASSYIKEAEYYIIYEKEEDIVKIEKDNFFYYKISFFAFDIYKSIFYKDINKIIIFIKNKIEAEFVINKIKNFSSIVFVKFWKNINIPFQNNIEIIDNIELITNKILDHLPDVPLFARDIGLGIGEILEVEIPPHSIFTYKTPSFIERWKNIKIAVIYRENKFIIPNRHTLILPNDKLLLIGEPERLKSFFIESKKNLGAFPAPYGQNIYLLLDMQLNQKMISNLLKSALFLHRKLKNKKLIIKIINPTLNFKLYKLFKFKNIDIYTDYFSNDYISTLKNDIEKYSIGLIVTNNEYFYKYKKTFFEIKTPIFKQGSESVKKCIEFVVLLQHKMLDRIAPALFDLSFQLNLGINFLEPTNETKDLNELKEYLKKFAKVYNFKNISFTKTQKNPVLKLLKRQNICLIEPFIKPPVPKITEIIHPKIENAYIMLDKFNQFLIPIK encoded by the coding sequence TTGAATAAAATAGTAATTTTTGCCGGATGTAAAGAATCCAAAATTTTAATAGAAAAAATAGCCTCTTCTTATATAAAAGAAGCCGAATATTATATTATATATGAAAAAGAAGAAGATATTGTAAAAATTGAAAAGGACAATTTTTTTTACTATAAAATTTCTTTTTTTGCATTTGACATATACAAATCAATTTTTTACAAAGATATAAATAAAATAATAATATTTATTAAAAATAAAATTGAAGCTGAATTTGTAATCAATAAAATTAAAAATTTTTCATCCATCGTTTTTGTTAAATTCTGGAAAAACATCAATATTCCATTTCAAAACAACATTGAAATAATTGACAATATCGAATTAATCACAAATAAAATATTAGACCATCTTCCCGATGTTCCACTTTTTGCAAGGGACATCGGTCTTGGAATCGGTGAAATTTTAGAAGTGGAAATTCCCCCACATTCAATATTTACATACAAAACGCCCTCTTTTATAGAAAGATGGAAAAATATAAAAATTGCCGTAATTTATAGGGAAAATAAATTCATAATACCAAACAGACACACCCTTATACTTCCAAACGACAAACTGCTTCTTATAGGAGAACCTGAAAGATTAAAATCCTTTTTTATAGAAAGCAAGAAAAATCTTGGAGCATTTCCGGCACCATACGGACAAAACATTTATCTGTTACTGGATATGCAGCTTAATCAAAAAATGATTTCAAATCTATTAAAATCCGCTCTTTTTTTACACAGAAAATTAAAAAACAAAAAATTAATAATCAAGATAATAAACCCTACCTTAAACTTTAAACTTTATAAACTCTTTAAATTTAAAAACATAGATATTTACACAGATTATTTTTCAAATGATTATATTTCAACTTTAAAAAATGATATTGAAAAATACAGCATAGGTTTAATTGTTACAAACAACGAATATTTTTACAAATACAAAAAAACCTTTTTTGAAATAAAAACACCTATTTTTAAACAGGGAAGTGAATCAGTTAAAAAATGCATAGAATTTGTCGTCTTGCTTCAACACAAAATGCTTGACAGAATCGCCCCCGCTTTATTTGACCTCTCTTTTCAGTTAAATCTCGGGATAAATTTTTTGGAACCGACCAATGAAACAAAAGACTTAAACGAATTAAAAGAATATCTTAAAAAATTTGCAAAAGTATATAATTTTAAAAACATTTCATTTACAAAAACTCAAAAAAACCCTGTTTTAAAATTGTTAAAAAGACAAAATATATGTTTAATAGAACCGTTTATCAAACCGCCGGTTCCAAAAATTACAGAAATAATCCATCCAAAAATAGAAAATGCATATATAATGCTTGATAAATTCAACCAGTTTTTAATACCAATTAAATAA
- the tgt gene encoding tRNA guanosine(34) transglycosylase Tgt, translating to MEFKIDATDGRARAATIKTVHSEIKTPIFMPVGTAAAVKSLDAIDLMDVLDAKIILANTYHLYLRPGDEVVKSFGGLHGFSGYKRSFLTDSGGFQAFSLGDNVKINDNGIWFKSHIDGSSHFFSPEKVIDIEYNLNSDIMMVLDDLIALPNTKERIKKSIERTTQWAKRSLVHHIEKGAKNNLFAIVQGGTDFEFRKISAESLVGIEVEGKTFDGFAIGGLSVGEENQLMYDTIEFTTPFLPENKPRYLMGVGTPEDIIEAIERGVDMFDCVMPTRNARNGYLFTTFGTLRIKNAKYKLDDKPIDENCSCYTCRHFSRGYLNHLFKAKELTYFRLATIHNLHYYLNLVKEAREAIIDKRFNEFKKEFYSKRIN from the coding sequence ATGGAATTTAAAATAGATGCAACTGACGGAAGGGCCAGGGCTGCCACCATTAAAACAGTACACAGTGAAATAAAAACCCCGATTTTTATGCCGGTCGGTACTGCCGCTGCGGTTAAAAGCCTGGATGCAATTGATTTAATGGATGTATTGGATGCAAAAATAATTTTGGCAAACACTTATCATTTATATCTTCGCCCAGGTGATGAAGTTGTTAAAAGTTTTGGGGGACTTCACGGATTTAGCGGCTATAAAAGGAGTTTTTTGACTGATAGTGGCGGTTTTCAGGCATTTTCATTGGGGGATAATGTAAAAATAAATGATAATGGAATTTGGTTTAAAAGCCATATTGACGGCAGCAGCCATTTTTTCTCACCTGAGAAGGTAATAGATATAGAATATAATTTAAACAGTGATATTATGATGGTTTTAGATGACTTGATTGCCCTTCCCAACACAAAAGAGAGGATTAAAAAATCAATAGAAAGAACTACGCAGTGGGCTAAAAGGAGCCTGGTTCATCATATTGAAAAAGGCGCTAAAAACAATCTGTTTGCAATAGTCCAGGGCGGGACTGACTTTGAATTTAGGAAAATAAGTGCCGAAAGTCTTGTTGGTATTGAAGTTGAAGGAAAAACATTTGACGGATTTGCAATAGGGGGGTTAAGTGTCGGTGAAGAAAATCAGCTGATGTATGATACCATTGAATTCACCACTCCTTTTTTACCGGAAAATAAACCCAGATATTTAATGGGAGTTGGAACACCCGAAGATATAATAGAGGCAATTGAGAGGGGTGTTGATATGTTTGACTGTGTTATGCCGACAAGAAATGCCAGAAACGGATATCTTTTTACAACATTCGGAACTCTTAGAATAAAAAATGCAAAATATAAACTGGATGATAAACCTATTGATGAAAACTGTAGTTGTTATACATGCAGACATTTTTCAAGAGGTTATTTGAATCATCTCTTCAAGGCAAAAGAGCTTACATATTTTAGGCTGGCAACTATTCATAATCTTCATTATTATTTGAATTTAGTAAAAGAAGCAAGAGAAGCTATAATTGATAAAAGATTTAATGAATTTAAAAAGGAATTTTATTCTAAACGGATAAACTGA
- a CDS encoding PilZ domain-containing protein, with the protein MTDNKIRIIEKNKKFFKEYENKFTELFLKNINKDIISQKEIKQIYNFLFISPFLLENKQIPEILKIEEKLYDYNVSLFSILERIFFFMTNAFIKYLLINQIHYSELKDFTIICNFYIEYLKKRKLNEIQLPNEIYEIYKNNEKITIYNVYKGIPISHNTHILIIKNNEIILNSTINFIFASKFNSEIYFNQENKNYYFIAEVKDFNLHKKTITLTNIKKIQRNLPKRKHIRVQPKEEIDVTIISETNNIRAKLYDISFQGMALMLNNNYFEISEKVETIFTLKIDKKYLFDIIGEIRSITKINQNLYKYHIYFKANPKDEKILEKYIVKREKEIINELNELIENQFIRLE; encoded by the coding sequence ATGACAGATAATAAAATTAGAATAATTGAAAAAAATAAAAAATTTTTCAAAGAATATGAAAATAAATTTACTGAACTGTTTTTAAAAAATATAAATAAAGATATTATTTCCCAAAAAGAAATAAAACAAATTTATAATTTTCTTTTTATCAGCCCTTTTTTATTAGAAAACAAACAAATTCCGGAAATTCTAAAAATAGAAGAAAAATTATATGATTATAATGTTTCTTTATTTTCAATTTTAGAAAGAATTTTCTTTTTTATGACCAATGCTTTTATTAAATATTTACTTATAAATCAAATACATTATTCCGAACTGAAAGATTTTACAATAATTTGCAATTTTTATATTGAATATCTAAAAAAACGTAAATTAAATGAAATTCAACTTCCAAATGAAATATATGAAATATATAAAAACAATGAAAAAATAACCATTTACAATGTATACAAAGGCATTCCGATTTCGCATAATACACATATTTTAATTATTAAAAACAATGAAATTATTCTTAATTCAACCATTAATTTTATTTTTGCTTCAAAATTTAATTCAGAAATTTATTTTAATCAAGAAAATAAAAATTACTATTTTATTGCAGAAGTTAAAGATTTCAATTTACATAAAAAAACAATAACTCTTACAAATATTAAAAAAATCCAAAGAAACCTCCCTAAAAGAAAACATATAAGGGTTCAGCCAAAAGAAGAAATAGATGTGACAATTATAAGTGAAACAAACAATATACGAGCAAAATTATATGATATTTCATTTCAGGGAATGGCTTTAATGTTAAATAACAACTATTTTGAAATTTCCGAAAAGGTAGAAACCATTTTTACCCTTAAGATTGATAAAAAATATTTATTTGACATTATTGGAGAAATCCGGTCTATTACAAAAATAAATCAAAATTTATACAAATATCACATTTATTTTAAGGCAAATCCAAAAGATGAAAAAATTTTAGAAAAATATATTGTAAAAAGAGAAAAAGAAATTATTAATGAACTTAATGAACTTATAGAAAATCAGTTTATCCGTTTAGAATAA
- the rsmD gene encoding 16S rRNA (guanine(966)-N(2))-methyltransferase RsmD — MEKSNIKIIGGKYRGKKLFMGNKETTRSTKNILKESVFNTLQWEVPDSNWVEVFSGVGSIGLEAVSRGANRAYFLEKDPEAAKVLKKNIDSLKEEDIKKCQIILGDSFETIWDVIEELKRNKEKAFFYFDPPFAIREGFEDIYDKVQTLIKQLPKINVEKVIIEHQTNYDFPENLGKYQKIKTKKFGKSSVTYYE; from the coding sequence ATGGAAAAGAGTAATATTAAAATAATAGGGGGAAAATACAGAGGTAAAAAACTGTTCATGGGAAACAAAGAGACTACAAGAAGCACAAAAAACATACTTAAAGAAAGTGTATTTAACACCCTGCAGTGGGAAGTACCTGATTCAAACTGGGTTGAGGTATTCAGCGGAGTCGGAAGCATCGGTCTTGAGGCTGTAAGCAGAGGTGCAAACAGGGCATACTTTTTAGAAAAAGACCCGGAAGCCGCAAAAGTTTTGAAAAAAAATATAGACTCATTAAAAGAAGAAGATATAAAAAAATGTCAGATTATTTTGGGTGACAGTTTTGAAACTATCTGGGATGTAATTGAAGAACTTAAAAGAAACAAAGAAAAAGCGTTTTTTTATTTTGACCCTCCTTTTGCAATAAGGGAAGGTTTTGAAGATATTTATGATAAAGTACAAACTCTTATAAAACAGCTTCCAAAAATTAACGTGGAAAAAGTAATAATCGAACATCAAACCAATTACGATTTTCCCGAAAACCTTGGAAAATACCAAAAAATCAAAACAAAAAAATTCGGTAAAAGCAGCGTAACTTATTATGAATAA
- a CDS encoding flagellar protein FlaG, which translates to MDIFSSIKNNAQKIYNYDSLNQHSNRVALQKIDELAKNDDEKTLTQKVQAQDKKIEKKELKKELQKVVEELNKALNPLNTSLKFKFNDKIDFLTVQVVDTKTNETIREFPPKEALRLMEKMREIVGMLFDKKG; encoded by the coding sequence ATGGATATTTTTTCTTCTATAAAAAACAATGCGCAAAAAATTTACAATTATGACAGCTTAAATCAACATTCAAATAGGGTTGCGCTTCAAAAAATTGATGAATTGGCAAAAAATGACGATGAAAAAACTTTAACCCAAAAAGTTCAGGCTCAAGATAAAAAAATTGAAAAAAAAGAGCTTAAAAAAGAATTACAAAAAGTAGTGGAAGAACTTAACAAGGCTTTAAATCCTTTAAACACTTCTTTAAAGTTTAAATTTAATGATAAAATAGATTTTTTGACTGTACAAGTTGTAGATACTAAAACAAATGAAACTATAAGGGAATTTCCTCCAAAGGAGGCGTTAAGACTAATGGAAAAAATGAGAGAGATAGTAGGGATGCTATTTGATAAAAAAGGATAA
- the fliD gene encoding flagellar filament capping protein FliD — translation MGDFGSLSSLGIGSGVLTADVIDKLKNADKEIMVKPIETKLNLIKKKEKALSEFQSIGAIVKGDILDLASGAVFAKVNTNISGSSVSVTANDGVKPQNFNINVNQLAQNDVYESKGFANSDTIINTSGGDKTLAIGVGDVTSTITLKSGATLDDLKNAINNADIGITASIIDTGIGDNPYKLILKADDTGADNIIKFNYSGIDDLGLNAINYTSAAFDSDTESVNNSGATQKFKVTVNGTEYSMDVTDGETVSDFINALNNGDLKDSEGNSLGIKTSFDNGHIKFNIEAIGDISIDDTNLLTDFNNNTDFTNTNRIQKADDADFTYNGVEIHRGSNKIEDLIPGVTINLNSTGKSTVEIKSNIDEITKSIQKFVADYNKMISNLQNLTAYDKDSGNVGLFQGESEFTTLSSDFYSDIFGVVLSDKGERADRNGNKYTTDITFTATDIGFDYNRTGMISFNTDKFKEAYNKNPDLVERFTTTAFTRLKTDFESKITNDHSSLNLLNQELKDDEKRYKDRIKAMNKFLETKYEIMAKQFSAYDKMINEFNAKSQSLTMMIQQALNSKNK, via the coding sequence ATGGGCGATTTTGGAAGTTTAAGCTCACTGGGAATCGGTAGTGGGGTTTTAACAGCAGATGTAATTGATAAATTAAAAAATGCTGATAAAGAAATAATGGTAAAACCGATTGAAACTAAACTAAATTTAATTAAAAAAAAAGAAAAAGCTTTAAGTGAATTTCAGTCAATCGGTGCTATTGTAAAAGGCGATATTTTAGATTTGGCAAGCGGGGCTGTTTTTGCAAAAGTAAACACAAATATTAGCGGTAGCAGTGTAAGTGTAACGGCAAATGACGGGGTAAAACCTCAAAATTTTAATATAAATGTAAATCAGCTCGCCCAAAACGATGTTTATGAGTCAAAAGGTTTTGCAAACAGCGATACAATAATAAATACAAGCGGAGGTGATAAAACTTTAGCAATAGGGGTAGGTGATGTAACTTCTACTATTACTCTAAAATCAGGTGCTACTCTTGATGATTTAAAAAATGCAATAAATAATGCTGATATAGGAATCACTGCTTCTATCATTGATACAGGTATTGGGGATAATCCTTATAAACTTATTTTAAAAGCCGATGATACCGGGGCAGATAATATAATTAAATTTAATTATTCAGGGATTGATGATTTGGGGCTTAATGCCATTAATTATACATCAGCCGCTTTTGATTCAGATACTGAGAGTGTAAATAATTCAGGTGCCACTCAAAAATTTAAAGTTACGGTAAATGGAACTGAATATTCTATGGATGTAACAGACGGAGAAACTGTCAGTGATTTCATTAATGCTTTGAATAATGGGGATTTAAAAGACAGTGAGGGTAATTCTTTAGGTATAAAAACTTCTTTTGATAACGGACATATTAAATTTAATATAGAAGCTATTGGCGATATTTCAATAGATGATACAAATCTTCTTACAGATTTTAATAATAATACCGATTTTACAAATACAAACAGAATTCAAAAAGCCGACGATGCCGATTTTACTTATAACGGTGTTGAAATTCACAGAGGTTCCAATAAAATAGAAGATTTAATTCCCGGGGTTACAATAAATCTTAATTCTACAGGCAAGTCAACCGTTGAAATCAAATCAAATATTGATGAAATTACAAAATCAATTCAGAAATTTGTCGCTGATTATAATAAAATGATTTCAAATCTCCAAAATCTTACAGCTTATGACAAAGACAGCGGCAATGTCGGACTGTTTCAGGGAGAGAGTGAATTTACAACCCTAAGCAGTGATTTTTATTCCGATATTTTTGGAGTTGTGTTGAGCGATAAGGGGGAAAGGGCTGACAGAAATGGTAACAAATATACCACAGATATAACTTTTACGGCAACTGATATAGGGTTTGATTACAACAGAACAGGTATGATAAGTTTTAACACAGATAAATTCAAAGAGGCTTATAATAAAAATCCTGATTTGGTTGAGCGATTTACAACTACAGCTTTTACAAGATTAAAAACAGATTTTGAATCTAAAATAACAAATGATCACAGTTCTTTAAATCTATTAAATCAAGAACTAAAAGATGATGAAAAAAGATATAAAGATAGAATTAAAGCTATGAATAAATTTCTTGAAACAAAATATGAAATAATGGCGAAACAGTTTTCAGCATATGACAAAATGATTAATGAATTTAATGCAAAAAGTCAAAGTTTAACAATGATGATTCAGCAGGCATTAAATTCTAAAAATAAATAA